A genomic window from Brassica oleracea var. oleracea cultivar TO1000 chromosome C8, BOL, whole genome shotgun sequence includes:
- the LOC106309297 gene encoding uncharacterized protein LOC106309297 yields the protein MKNIEEQREKVDLGETLFPFFSLNCGYECKYLKEELKMKRKKQLKKDTASKIKSLVDEGKHEQIYEQSEEFQKELKLKISEEEGRLKKDEEEQKEIRKKKREHEEQWEGTRETGFVSSWRDFLKAGKKAKKGETRPPKLKTEDPNKSYVQRPVKKG from the exons ATGAAGAACATTGAAGAACAAAGAGAGAAAGTAGATCTAGGAGAAACTCTATTCCCTTTTTTTTCTCTTAATTGTGGATATGAATGCAAGTATTTAAAAG AAGAGCTTAAGATGAAGAGGAAAAAACAGTTGAAGAAAGATACGGCCTCTAAAATAAAGTCCTTGGTTGATGAG GGAAAGCATGAGCAAATATATGAGCAATCTGAGGAGTTTCAGAAGGAGCTGAAGTTAAAG ATATCAGAAGAAGAGGGAAGACTGAAGAAAGATGAAGAAGAACAAAAGGAGATACGGAAGAAGAAGCGTGAGCATGAAGAACAGTGGGAAGGAACTAGAGAAACAGGGTTT GTATCAAGCTGGCGAGACTTCTTGAAAGCAGGAAAGAAG GCCAAGAAGGGAGAGACGCGTCCTCCAAAATTGAAGACAGAGGATCCAAACAAATCATACGTTCAAAGGCCGGTAAAGAAAGGCTGA